A stretch of Lachancea thermotolerans CBS 6340 chromosome D complete sequence DNA encodes these proteins:
- the ARP9 gene encoding Arp9p (similar to uniprot|Q05123 Saccharomyces cerevisiae YMR033W ARP9 Actin-related protein), producing the protein MREETFYPPQLEIPTVVYKTPEGLYTSKSDSGNVKVNPLVDGQIVDLDGFLFFVKLIYKSYLAQRSRNGASPEVFDMELSNIPMLMLSHSSWTHHQLETIAQFVFEQLQINNFMFLPSALASSYALGSLQNCVVIDIHTNGTDVIPILDYIQLGHLAVKVEHGGSQIDQELAKLLPQWTPEQIEDLKKSSIFEVLSEDAKKSSSLNFKHGEDEGALDVAALVTSDRDTREILEEREKNKDKHNVENSEQENNVFVDRHGKQIIVGKQRFKGCESLVAEISKTVGRVLSQIDDFHKLRAMWENILVVGGTTSISGFKEALLQKLVEDHLIGEPAHEKDIREREHSAQNSVKKKAKIANSFLNSVDYVQIPTAISLAKYPEYFPEWKKHGYAEVPFLGAQIVAKQAFGHTNESFYVTREKYEKKGPSIVWDVAF; encoded by the coding sequence ATGAGAGAGGAAACATTTTATCCTCCTCAGCTAGAAATACCAACTGTTGTGTACAAGACGCCGGAAGGACTTTACACTTCCAAATCCGATAGCGGTAATGTTAAGGTCAATCCGCTTGTGGATGGCCAAATAGTCGACCTTGATGGTTTCCTGTTTTTCGTGAAGTTGATATACAAATCGTACTTGGCTCAGCGATCAAGAAATGGGGCCAGCCCCGAGGTCTTCGATATGGAATTGTCTAACATTCCTATGTTGATGCTCAGTCACTCCTCATGGACACATCATCAGCTGGAAACAATCGCCCAGTTCGTCTTTGAACAGTTGCAAATAAACAATTTTATGTTTTTGCCGTCCGCCCTGGCTTCCTCATACGCACTAGGGTCCTTACAAAACTGCGTGGTCATTGACATCCATACAAACGGTACTGATGTTATACCCATATTAGACTACATTCAACTCGGTCACCTGGCTGTTAAAGTTGAACATGGCGGGAGTCAGATTGACCAAGAGCTAGCAAAGTTACTACCTCAATGGACTCCAGAGCAAATTgaggatttgaaaaagtcctCGATATTTGAGGTTTTAAGCGAGGACGccaaaaaaagttcatcacTTAACTTTAAACACGGTGAGGATGAAGGTGCTCTCGATGTTGCAGCTCTGGTAACAAGTGATCGTGATACCAGGGAAATACTGGAAGAGCGcgaaaaaaacaaggatAAACATAACGTCGAGAACAGTGAGCAGGAGAACAATGTATTCGTTGATCGACACGGCAAACAAATTATCGTGGGTAAGCAGAGGTTCAAAGGTTGCGAGAGCTTGGTTGCTGAGATATCTAAGACAGTTGGCCGGGTTCTTTCCCAAATCGACGACTTTCACAAACTCAGGGCAATGTGGGAGAACATATTGGTCGTAGGGGGAACCACATCCATCAGCGGGTTCAAAGAAGCGCTTctacaaaaacttgttgaagacCACCTTATTGGAGAACCAGctcatgaaaaagacatAAGAGAACGCGAACATTCAGCACAAAACTCAgtcaagaagaaagctaaAATCGCCAATTCATTTCTGAACTCGGTGGACTACGTCCAAATACCAACTGCGATAAGTTTGGCTAAGTATCCAGAGTACTTTCCTGAGTGGAAGAAGCATGGTTACGCTGAAGTCCCATTTCTGGGAGCACAGATTGTAGCGAAACAGGCTTTTGGTCATACAAACGAAAGCTTCTACGTCACAAGAGAAAAATACGAAAAGAAAGGTCCGTCAATTGTTTGGGACGTGGCCTTTTGA
- the LPX2 gene encoding Lpx2p (similar to uniprot|Q05050 Saccharomyces cerevisiae YMR031C Protein of unknown function green fluorescent protein (GFP)-fusion protein localizes to the cytoplasm in a punctate pattern), protein MSLISAAADVNDASSTTSAGSVRSSAVYRKDGKPLSQEALYRAQQKYGVFQSPARQTGSGLKDSKMASDVAANLANNNRTTIEAYKRVLDSNASRAATAVSSRSRSSSVTSNATVVTTSSKSTNAAVKALSSKPVEQPVAPKKSNMNMSKILVGAEAAAEKRIGIRMKPEKIVYVPSKESGKAAERSMSLTPEIMDKLKTKGDYEAEAEVEADPKKYASKAAFAVRDFDPNEATEKELLEREKKKQAYFGMLTSPQVLSLARANAQVKLDQIDKAAPGSLYKNEEFNKLAVALAQKNSTKRSEHHGKINMGGGLWLTQADVQNIAQGLITPVLDEVDSRALQQRAIDEDIKQRKIDFKEQNAAWIELQRNKLSNDKMYSRETRMRHKRETEGLHARTERKFQDLCASKDSEVAEMEKALQNAKDSYAALQKQMEEDLEKERLRVEAEVAALKKEQEEDLKAARVEQEQELKPYVDDVKAAEAEHERLTAERDSLNKEIEELRASIESHKVRIEELDNEISDSAAKHEEEEGKREELTKHKEEFDQEVSEKFTVIAQAAKEKAQKSSEEARLKQLEVDAMINERQSELNSTELELKKEKLSLLEAMRNVTELKGEDKLDENRVKALIGMTSEEFIAENNKSVNVSDDKFEPFNEHTASTKSIKHEEGVLGEGGAKTNSDELPVKDSAEKSSEHLNSTAEKSIEPAKASSPYPAKPSMVDAVLPKDFKPEVKPKAKPAHKTPQQGAAAGGEPASAKSGVKRSPSLKQKFMGIIKGDTKSQSKPAAAATPVHPPATVKKAAPKKAAASSEADTPAKVSPAKDTAKTEIQKIAQGGPAPAPEPEHKTAPAVDNATTKSVSTLQKPTNSGIDKSEIHKIAQGGPAPTSGHSNHTRTSVYENGDNSDDEDELPDSSEAGENGIGADKKGSLFKEVF, encoded by the coding sequence ATGTCCTTGATATCCGCAGCAGCTGATGTCAACGATGCGAGCTCCACAACTTCAGCTGGTTCTGTGAGATCATCCGCGGTTTATCGCAAGGATGGAAAGCCTCTTTCGCAAGAGGCACTCTACAGAGCCCAGCAAAAATACGGGGTATTCCAATCACCCGCCAGGCAAACAGGTTCTGGCCTTAAGGACTCTAAAATGGCATCTGACGTAGCCGCCAACCTCGCCAATAACAACAGAACGACGATCGAGGCATACAAGCGCGTCCTTGACTCGAACGCCTCGAGAGCTGCAACTGCCGTTTCgtcgcgctcgcgctcctcCAGTGTGACTTCCAATGCTACCGTGGTTACGACAAGCTCCAAGTCGACTAATGCAGCCGTCAAGGCGCTATCATCCAAGCCTGTGGAGCAGCCCGTCGCTCCAAAGAAGTCGAACATGAACATGTCAAAAATTCTTGTGGGCGCTGAGGCAGCTGCTGAGAAGCGCATTGGAATCCGCATGAAGCCAGAAAAGATTGTTTATGTGCCATCGAAGGAGTCCGGAAAGGCCGCAGAACGTAGCATGTCCCTAACTCCAGAGATTATGGACAAGCTCAAGACCAAAGGAGACTATGAGGCCGAAGCTGAAGTTGAGGCGGACCCTAAGAAGtatgcttcaaaagcagcatTTGCAGTTCGTGATTTCGACCCCAACGAGGCCACTGAGAAAGAGCTCCTGGAGCgcgaaaagaaaaagcaagCCTACTTTGGAATGCTGACCTCCCCCCAGGTGTTGTCATTGGCCCGGGCCAATGCCCAGGTGAAGCTTGACCAAATTGACAAAGCTGCACCTGGCAGCTTGTACAAAAACGAGGAGTTCAACAAATTGGCCGTCGCCTTGGCGCAAAAGAACTCCACAAAGCGGTCTGAGCACCATGGCAAAATCAATATGGGCGGTGGCTTGTGGTTGACACAGGCTGATGTCCAAAACATTGCCCAGGGCCTCATTACGCCCGTTTTGGATGAGGTTGACAGCAGAGCGTTGCAGCAAAGAGCTATTGACGAGGACATCAAGCAGAGGAAGAttgacttcaaagagcAGAACGCGGCATGGATTGAGTTACAACGTAATAAGCTCTCTAACGACAAAATGTATTCGAGAGAGACTCGCATGAGACACAAGCGCGAGACCGAAGGTTTGCATGCCCGTACGGAGAGAAAGTTCCAAGACTTGTGCGCCTCCAAGGACTCTGAGGTGGCAGAGATGGAGAAGGCTCTCCAGAATGCTAAGGATTCCTAtgcagctcttcaaaagcagatgGAGGAAGATTTGGAAAAGGAACGTCTACGTGTTGAGGCTGAAGTCGCTgctctgaagaaggagcaaGAGGAAGACTTGAAAGCAGCCCGCGTTgaacaagagcaagaatTGAAGCCTTACGTGGACGATGTTAAGGCTGCGGAAGCGGAGCACGAAAGATTGACTGCCGAACGTGACTCTCTCAACAAAGAGATTGAGGAACTGAGGGCCTCCATTGAAAGCCACAAGGTGAGAATCGAGGAGTTGGACAACGAGATATCGGATTCTGCGGCCAAGcacgaggaagaagagggcaaACGCGAGGAACTCACCAAGCACAAAGAAGAGTTTGACCAGGAGGTTAGCGAGAAGTTCACGGTGATTGCGCAAGCTGCCAAGGAAAAAGCCCAGAAGTCTTCTGAGGAGGCACGCTTaaaacagcttgaagtGGACGCCATGATCAACGAGCGTCAAAGTGAACTGAACTCCACAGAGCTggagttgaagaaggaaaagctgTCTCTGCTCGAGGCTATGAGAAATGTCACAGAGTTGAAGGGCGAAGACAAGCTTGACGAAAACAGGGTCAAGGCTCTTATTGGTATGACTTCCGAGGAATTCATCGCGGAGAACAACAAGAGTGTCAATGTTTCCGATGACAAGTTTGAGCCTTTTAACGAGCACACCGCTTCCACGAAATCTATCAAACACGAAGAGGGTGTCCTAGGTGAGGGAGGTGCGAAGACTAACTCTGACGAGCTCCCCGTCAAGGACTCAGCTGAGAAGTCGAGTGAACACTTGAACTCGACTGCCGAGAAGTCTATAGAGCCCGCCAAGGCTTCCTCCCCTTACCCCGCGAAGCCAAGTATGGTTGACGCTGTTCTTCCAAAGGACTTCAAACCCGAGGTCAAGCCCAAAGCCAAACCGGCCCACAAAACACCTCAACAGGGAGCCGCTGCTGGTGGCGAGCCAGCCTCCGCCAAATCCGGAGTGAAAAGATCGCCATCGCTCAAGCAGAAGTTCATGGGAATCATTAAGGGTGACACCAAGAGCCAATCTAAGCCTGCGGCCGCTGCCACTCCAGTCCACCCTCCTGCTACGGTAAAGAAAGCTGCGCCAAAGAAGGCTGCCGCTTCGTCGGAGGCTGATACACCTGCTAAGGTCTCGCCAGCCAAGGACACCGCCAAGACTGAGATCCAAAAGATCGCGCAGGGCGgtcctgctcctgctcctgaGCCTGAGCATAAAACCGCTCCGGCAGTTGACAACGCAACCACCAAAAGCGTGAGCACTCTTCAGAAGCCTACAAACTCTGGCATTGACAAGTCCGAAATCCACAAGATTGCGCAAGGCGGTCCCGCCCCAACATCTGGTCATAGCAACCATACAAGGACCAGTGTCTACGAAAATGGCGACAACTccgacgacgaggacgagtTGCCAGACTCCAGCGAGGCCGGTGAAAACGGAATCGGCGCTGACAAGAAGGgcagcctcttcaaagaagtttttTAA
- the ASK1 gene encoding Ask1p (weakly similar to uniprot|P35734 Saccharomyces cerevisiae YKL052C ASK1 Component of the DASH complex that binds to microtubules and kinetochores and is essential for chromosome segregation phosphorylated during the cell cycle by cyclin-dependent kinases), which translates to MAEESLERLDQEITLHLQQIDSNLSYCFSKITQDVIPHVTKYGAVCDKAMDSSNWLKVMFQHAGNLQIDSVTGPQQQQQQQAPEAAENGSLQTLFPEKSRLSPASSSILAPPTAAPHQRPAAGLPVPDLNVTTTTTGKVLQLPDSSDDELGDAADRDPTDRSTTAHSRNDPDGSTLQRQRRKRKLSLLLQQQFGSSSSSVAPSPAQIKRRASSTIDSSPMRKDLASHADSTKQQGVQPGTVIYFPTRDETS; encoded by the coding sequence ATGGCAGAAGAGTCGCTAGAGAGACTGGACCAGGAGATCACGCTCCACCTGCAGCAGATCGACTCGAACCTGAGCTACTGCTTCAGCAAGATAACCCAGGACGTCATACCGCATGTTACAAAGTATGGCGCGGTGTGCGACAAGGCGATGGACAGCAGCAACTGGCTCAAGGTGATGTTCCAGCACGCAGGCAACCTACAGATCGACTCGGTGACGGGcccgcagcagcagcagcagcagcaggcgcCCGAAGCCGCGGAAAATGGGTCGCTCCAGACTCTGTTTCCTGAAAAGTCGCGGCTGAGCCCGGCGTCGTCGAGCATTCTGGCGCCGCCGACCGCCGCCCCGCACCAGCGGCCTGCCGCCGGCCTTCCCGTACCCGACCTCAATGTCACCACCACCACTACGGGCAAGGTTCTGCAGCTGCCAGACTCCAGCGACGACGAGCTCGGCGACGCCGCGGACCGCGACCCCACGGATCGCTCCACCACCGCCCACTCGCGCAACGATCCCGACGGCAGCACCCTGCAGCGACAAAGGCGTAAGCGCAAGCTCTCGCTTctgctgcagcagcagttcGGGTCCAGTTCCAGCAGCGTAGCGCCTTCGCCCGCCCAGATAAAGCGCCGGGCCTCGTCGACCATTGACAGCTCGCCCATGAGAAAGGACCTGGCGAGCCACGCCGACAGCACCAAGCAGCAAGGAGTACAGCCGGGTACCGTGATCTACTTCCCGACCAGAGATGAGACTTCTTGA
- the SFK1 gene encoding Sfk1p (similar to uniprot|P35735 Saccharomyces cerevisiae YKL051W), translating into MSLFKKPGNWFFIVPWVAFIPWWGMLVAMLACWAGQGHPIYWFMHTSQFPVYISDIGATNLRPLFISCAGWQGLGYCVSLACEYFQRSGRWPFQRRALSHESVADRGSTSASQDSIKSSYGDMLRSARFLMPPYYTRHERNCIFASFVLGAMGEVCLLMCSIFSTAHYHRVHITMVGLFCAFMFLSVCCNVAEYFMMGRHYAQLHPLASPEDKLQETSWNHWVGYKFNKYTISAIAKVVWLASALAWAIAFGAIDDGSKSACFEWLLAFWFGLLFIIISVDFYLGGRYKYSKYFHQVTSFQGYYKYDRLLPTPRYDTL; encoded by the coding sequence ATGTcgctgttcaagaagccaGGCAATTGGTTTTTCATCGTGCCATGGGTTGCTTTCATCCCGTGGTGGGGCATGCTGGTGGCGATGCTGGCGTGCTGGGCCGGGCAAGGCCACCCGATCTACTGGTTCATGCACACGTCGCAGTTCCCCGTGTACATCTCGGACATCGGGGCGACGAACCTGCGGCCGCTGTTCATCTCGTGCGCCGGGTGGCAGGGCCTGGGCTACTGCGTGTCGCTCGCGTGCGAGTACTTCCAGCGCAGCGGGCGGTGGCCGTtccagcggcgcgcgcTGAGCCACGAGTCGGTCGCGGACCGCGGGTCGACCAGCGCGTCGCAGGACTCCATCAAGTCCAGCTACGGCGACATGCTGCGCTCGGCGCGCTTCCTGATGCCCCCCTACTACACGCGCCACGAGCGCAACTGCATCTTCGCCAGCTTCGTGCTGGGCGCCATGGGCGAGGTGTGCCTGCTGATGTGCTCGATTTTCTCGACCGCCCACTACCACCGCGTGCACATCACCATGGTCGGCCTTTTCTGCGCCTTCATGTTCCTGTCCGTGTGTTGCAACGTGGCTGAGTACTTCATGATGGGCCGGCACTACGCCCAGCTGCACCCGCTCGCCAGCCCGGAGGACAAGCTGCAGGAAACCTCCTGGAACCACTGGGTCGGGTACAAGTTCAACAAGTACACCATCAGCGCCATCGCGAAGGTCGTGTGGCTGGCCAGCGCGCTCGCGTGGGCCATCGCCTTCGGTGCTATCGACGACGGCTCCAAGAGCGCGTGCTTCGAGTGGCTCCTGGCCTTCTGGTTCGGTCTCTTGTTCATCATCATATCCGTCGACTTCTACCTTGGCGGGCGCTACAAGTACTCGAAGTACTTCCACCAGGTCACCTCCTTCCAGGGGTACTATAAGTACGATCGCCTGCTGCCCACCCCTCGTTACGACACTTTGTAA
- the HOF1 gene encoding formin-binding protein HOF1 (similar to uniprot|Q05080 Saccharomyces cerevisiae YMR032W HOF1 Bud neck-localized SH3 domain- containing protein required for cytokinesis), with translation MSHSYNYQLSFWDEQDTGTRILLEHVSQGLESCEGLIDFFEERSKLEKDYARRLSAITAKFNSNIQSQPDYGKLGLSVKSLHSSQERLSQSHSKQAVAIYRDGFSELKLFVQDLQARYKTISLKTRNLCNDKITKKQLCDVLQGKLEKASTELRDCQLNQDNYLGKRDSSQNDRHIQKWRSIVDELQMKLDVLKQEYKNSTKHWLHEWSRLSLELQELERSRIQFIKVKLQEFSKQCSDAAVEEQISMDNLTQQLTKFTADQDISSFAYNHGTGRIRGNFVHAASADSPRTSSTSSKHVQNVRQLSSQLQRSRLSGYYEEQAADVPHPEVEKQKPEPTKLDRLEPPETAAEVYTSSESSNESSNPTEFTSNVRHRASVESMSTSISSLAHSIGDSQRFAKSWNSQNRRKSKTRSQLLESSQSSNLNEGSRTSSMETTRFHASSGPRTTQRRKSMVASDSSSNPFKEALEAMKRGSSGYDDVEDERPSNSTSSQKKHLIPFQHSRSSTNETCTKRVMDKDHYVELPLFSSKGEEVLRYAKALYTFMEPNEQQIVNFHVGDYLLLTEQLDQDWFIGEVLDSQNVDPEYRYGIIPRNYIEILP, from the coding sequence ATGTCACATTCTTACAACTATCAATTGAGTTTCTGGGATGAGCAGGATACAGGCACTCGAATTCTCCTGGAACACGTTAGTCAAGGGCTTGAATCCTGCGAGGGTCTGAtagacttttttgaagagagaaGCAAGCTCGAAAAGGACTACGCGCGGCGGCTGAGCGCTATCACCGCCAAATTCAATAGCAACATACAGTCACAGCCAGACTACGGGAAACTTGGACTCAGTGTTAAAAGCTTACATTCAAGCCAAGAACGGCTCAGCCAGTCCCATTCGAAACAGGCTGTAGCTATATACAGAGATGGGTTTTCGGAGCTCAAGTTATTTGTACAGGACCTCCAAGCAAGATACAAGACGATCAGTCTTAAAACCAGAAACTTGTGCAACGACAAGATcaccaagaagcagctCTGCGATGTCTTGCAgggaaagcttgaaaaggcCTCCACCGAGTTGCGAGACTGTCAGCTTAATCAGGACAACTATCTTGGCAAGCGCGATTCGTCCCAGAATGACCGCCACATACAAAAATGGAGAAGCATTGTGGATGAACTGCAGATGAAATtagatgttttgaagcaagaGTATAAAAATTCTACCAAGCACTGGTTACATGAGTGGTCGCGGTTGAGTCTCGAACTACAGGAACTGGAGCGCTCCCGCATCCAATTCATAAAAGTCAAATTGCAGgagttttcaaaacaatgCTCGGATGCAGCAGTGGAAGAGCAAATAAGCATGGACAATTTAACACAGCAGCTAACCAAATTCACTGCCGACCAAGACATTTCAAGTTTCGCATATAACCATGGCACGGGACGAATAAGAGGCAATTTTGTTCATGCGGCAAGCGCCGATAGCCCGCGCACAAGCTCCACATCGAGTAAACACGTCCAAAATGTTCGTCAACTCTCTTcgcaacttcaaagaagtAGGTTATCCGGTTATTATGAGGAGCAAGCAGCTGACGTACCGCATCCAGAAGTTGAGAAGCAAAAGCCAGAGCCTACCAAGCTTGATCGCCTTGAGCCGCCTGAAACGGCCGCAGAAGTTTACACTTCATCCGAATCATCGAACGAGTCATCAAATCCAACAGAATTTACTTCAAATGTTAGACATAGAGCCAGTGTCGAGTCTATGTCGACATCTATATCATCTCTTGCCCATAGTATCGGTGACTCTCAGCGATTTGCCAAATCTTGGAATTCCCAAAACCGCAGAAAGTCAAAAACTAGATCACAGCTCCTTGAATCATCTCAATCATCAAACTTGAATGAAGGCTCAAGAACCAGCAGTATGGAGACAACCAGGTTCCATGCTAGCTCGGGGCCAAGAACAACCCAACGCAGGAAGTCAATGGTAGCTAGCGATTCAAGTTCTAACCCATTCAAAGAAGCGCTTGAAGCCATGAAGAGGGGTAGCAGCGGATACgatgatgttgaagacGAAAGACCAAGTAATTCAACATCTTCGCAGAAAAAGCATCTAATACCATTTCAACATTCCAGGAGCTCAACAAACGAGACCTGCACTAAGAGAGTAATGGACAAAGACCACTATGTGGAACTTCCACTCTTTTCAAGTAAGGGTGAGGAGGTCTTGCGATACGCTAAGGCTCTGTATACCTTCATGGAACCCAACGAGCAGCAGATAGTGAATTTCCATGTAGGCGACTATCTGCTACTCACAGAACAGCTTGACCAAGACTGGTTCATTGGTGAGGTTCTCGATTCTCAAAATGTTGACCCTGAGTACCGCTATGGTATCATTCCGCGTAACTACATCGAAATTTTGCCTTAG
- the CSE4 gene encoding centromeric DNA-binding histone H3-like protein CSE4 (highly similar to uniprot|P36012 Saccharomyces cerevisiae YKL049C CSE4 Centromere protein that resembles histones required for proper kinetochore function homolog of human CENP-A): MNASIASQTGGRSLSNTNRLSRDINERAISLLQKNRQHRELLQRRGEDRRRYVPSEEPSQIDISAPAVTQIRRRKASTKRYRPSDTALQEIRKYQRSTDLLISKMPFARLVKEVTDQFTTEEQQLRWQSMAIMALQEASEAYLVGLLEHTNLLALHAKRITIMRKDMQLARRIRGQFI; the protein is encoded by the coding sequence ATGAACGCCAGCATAGCAAGCCAAACAGGTGGCAGATCGTTGAGCAATACGAATCGACTCTCTAGAGACATCAACGAAAGGGCAATATCGCTTTTACAGAAAAACCGGCAGCACAGGGAGCTGTTGCAGCGGCGAGGAGAAGACCGCAGAAGATATGTTCCATCAGAAGAACCTTCTCAAATTGATATATCTGCACCTGCTGTAACACAAATTCGCCGGCGCAAAGCGAGCACAAAAAGGTACCGTCCGAGCGATACAGCGTTACAAGAAATACGCAAGTATCAGCGAAGCACAGACCTTTTAATCTCAAAGATGCCCTTTGCACGCTTGGTCAAAGAGGTCACAGACCAGTTCACCACCGAGGAACAGCAGTTGAGATGGCAGTCAATGGCTATAATGGCACTACAGGAAGCAAGTGAAGCATACTTAGTTGGTCTCTTGGAACACACAAACCTATTAGCGTTACATGCAAAGAGAATCACTATTATGAGGAAAGACATGCAATTGGCCAGGAGAATTCGAGGCCAGTTTATTTAG
- the RCH1 gene encoding Rch1p (similar to uniprot|Q05131 Saccharomyces cerevisiae YMR034C Hypothetical ORF), with translation MREALKTRLALFKILYTNRVTQFLISQWFFITLAVFIVLAHFFPNFARHGGTIRAEYTIGYGAVAAIFLQSGLSMKTQKLCYNLGNWRAHLSVLTISFLVTSSIMFGLCSGIKKANDPAIDDWVLMGLIVTATCPTTVASNVVMTKKAGGNDLLCLCEVFIGNVLGAFVTPALVQMFTSSSLFAFGNPASGSSVSHLYADVMKQIGLSVFVPLFVGQVLQNIFPEQVSWCLSTFKLGKVGSFCLLLIMWSSFSTAFHQRAFESVSHACIIFVVFFNIAIYLFFTGICYLWARPWFLPLLFPTEPTQDSSKAYKTFYKILSPFYCTKKNAIAVMFCGAAKTAALGVSLVTSQYGSDSPHLGKLLVPLVLYQSEQVITANFLVSFFKKWAADENNAVIETAQASNDIESGATSSAKKSCNIDRETLASSSAMK, from the coding sequence ATGCGGGAGGCGTTAAAAACAAGGTTAGCTCTCTTTAAGATATTGTACACCAATAGAGTTACGCAATTTCTAATATCTCAGTGGTTTTTCATAACTTTGGCGGTGTTCATTGTACTGGCTCACTTCTTCCCAAACTTTGCTCGTCATGGCGGTACGATTCGGGCAGAATACACTATAGGGTATGGAGCGGTTGCTGCAATCTTCCTACAAAGTGGGTTAAGCATGAAAACACAAAAGCTATGCTATAACTTGGGAAACTGGCGTGCCCACCTATCTGTGCTCACAATCAGCTTTCTCGTGACGAGCTCTATAATGTTCGGGCTGTGTTCTGGGATCAAAAAAGCAAATGATCCTGCTATCGACGACTGGGTTTTGATGGGGCTGATTGTCACAGCAACTTGCCCAACGACAGTTGCATCCAACGTGGTGATGACGAAAAAAGCTGGTGGAAACGACCTCTTGTGCTTATGCGAGGTCTTCATAGGCAACGTGCTAGGCGCTTTCGTGACACCCGCGCTTGTTCAAATGTTCACTTCTTCCTCGCTTTTTGCATTTGGTAATCCTGCTAGTGGTTCAAGTGTTTCGCATTTGTACGCAGATGTTATGAAACAGATCGGGCTTTCGGTGTTTGTGCCACTGTTTGTGGGGCAGGTGTTACAGAATATTTTCCCGGAGCAAGTTAGTTGGTGTCTCTCCACTTTCAAGTTAGGCAAGGTTGGAAGTTTCTGCCTACTTTTAATCATGTGGAGCTCATTTTCCACCGCATTTCATCAGCGTGCGTTCGAGAGCGTTTCTCACGCATGCATCATATTTGTGGTCTTTTTTAACATTGCCATCTACCTGTTTTTTACGGGCATATGTTATCTGTGGGCCAGACCCTGGTTTCTGCCGTTACTTTTCCCTACAGAGCCTACTCAGGACTCTTCAAAGGCGTATAAGACTTTCTACAAAATCCTTTCGCCGTTCTACTgcaccaagaaaaatgcCATTGCAGTGATGTTCTGCGGGGCAGCGAAAACCGCTGCACTTGGAGTTTCCTTAGTAACATCCCAATATGGTAGCGACTCGCCCCACTTAGGTAAACTGCTTGTTCCGCTTGTGCTTTACCAAAGTGAGCAAGTTATTACTGCCAATTTTCTggtgtctttcttcaaaaaatgggCAGCCGACGAAAACAACGCTGTTATAGAAACAGCCCAAGCCTCGAATGACATAGAAAGCGGAGCCACTTCAAGTGCAAAAAAGTCTTGTAACATCGACAGAGAAACCCTGGCATCATCTTCCGCAATGAAATGA
- the IMP2 gene encoding endopeptidase catalytic subunit (similar to uniprot|P46972 Saccharomyces cerevisiae YMR035W IMP2 mitochondrial peptidase), translated as MSFIKSSGRFANSLLIGITWIPVALAFNENVCYIAKIQGSSMMPTLNPSKTEPTDWVLLWKWGMKNVNNIKHNDVVLIKAPSNPRKVFCKRVKGKEFDSVQTRYPYPREIAHIPRSHIWVEGDNAFHSIDSNNFGPVSTGLVLGKAIAVIWPPSRWNTDLNTSLGREDIRVNGFGF; from the coding sequence atgagcttcatcAAATCATCTGGACGGTTTGCGAACAGCTTATTGATAGGAATTACCTGGATACCTGTAGCCTTAGCTTTCAATGAGAACGTCTGCTATATAGCTAAAATTCAAGGCTCCTCGATGATGCCAACACTAAACCCAAGCAAGACCGAACCCACAGATTGGGTTTTGCTTTGGAAATGGGGCATGAAAAATGTCAATAATATCAAACATAATGACGTGGTGCTCATAAAAGCACCTTCGAACCCTCGAAAAGTGTTTTGCAAGAGAGTGAAAGGGAAAGAGTTCGATTCAGTCCAAACTAGATACCCGTACCCGAGGGAGATTGCACACATCCCGCGAAGTCACATATGGGTAGAAGGTGACAATGCATTTCACTCGATAGACTCTAATAACTTTGGGCCGGTATCAACTGGCCTTGTTCTCGGAAAGGCTATAGCGGTGATATGGCCACCGTCGCGGTGGAATACGGATCTCAACACCAGCTTGGGGCGCGAAGATATCAGAGTCAACGGGTTCGGCTTCTGA